A region of Thermovibrio ammonificans HB-1 DNA encodes the following proteins:
- a CDS encoding nucleoside deaminase, whose product MNDLYFLRLALREAEKALSFGEVPIGAVVVRNGEVIAKAFNRKEFLQDPTAHAELIAIREAARKLNSWRLNDCTIYSTVEPCIMCCGAIIQSRIKRVVYSTPDPKFGGVESLYRLLGDERNNHRPEVVKLELPESEELLKAFFRSLRR is encoded by the coding sequence TTGAACGACCTCTACTTCCTCAGGCTTGCACTTCGGGAGGCGGAAAAAGCGCTATCCTTCGGGGAAGTTCCCATAGGAGCCGTTGTAGTAAGGAACGGAGAGGTTATAGCAAAGGCCTTCAACCGGAAGGAGTTCCTCCAGGACCCAACGGCCCACGCAGAGCTGATAGCAATAAGGGAGGCGGCGCGGAAGCTCAACAGCTGGAGGCTTAACGACTGCACCATCTACTCAACGGTAGAACCCTGTATAATGTGCTGTGGCGCTATAATTCAATCTCGGATAAAGAGGGTTGTCTACTCCACGCCCGACCCTAAATTTGGAGGGGTAGAGAGCCTATACAGGCTGCTGGGCGACGAGAGGAACAACCACAGGCCTGAAGTGGTGAAGCTGGAGCTTCCAGAATCGGAGGAGCTCCTGAAAGCCTTCTTCAGGTCCCTTCGCCGATAG
- the recA gene encoding recombinase RecA — protein sequence MAGQHPNQNQPSKEEKLKVLESAIKRIKKEFGEGAIMRLGETPVERVPAISTGSISVDRITGIGGVPRGRITEIFGPEASGKTTLALHVISNAQKEGGVAAFIDAEHTFDPTYARNLGINLEELLLSQPDSGEQALEIAETLVRSGAVDVIVIDSVAALTPEAELKGDMGDSHVGLQARLMSQALRKLTAAVSKSKCALIFINQVREKIGMMGYGGPQETTTGGRALKFYASMRMDIRNIGQIKGRNDERIGHKAKVKIVKNKLAPPFREAVVEIYYGEGISKEADLLNLGEELGIIKRSGSWFSFDNVKLGQGKENARQFLKENPEIAQEIEKRILEALGAEDRAEAAPS from the coding sequence ATGGCCGGACAACACCCAAACCAAAATCAACCATCAAAAGAGGAAAAACTAAAAGTCCTTGAAAGTGCAATTAAACGGATAAAAAAGGAGTTCGGAGAGGGCGCAATAATGCGCCTTGGGGAAACGCCCGTTGAGAGAGTTCCGGCAATATCCACCGGCTCCATCTCGGTAGACAGAATCACCGGCATAGGCGGAGTACCCAGGGGAAGAATCACCGAGATTTTCGGCCCGGAAGCATCCGGTAAAACAACGCTGGCGCTCCACGTAATATCAAACGCACAGAAAGAAGGGGGCGTAGCGGCCTTTATAGACGCAGAGCACACCTTCGACCCGACCTACGCAAGGAACTTAGGGATAAACCTGGAAGAGCTTCTGCTATCTCAGCCCGACAGCGGAGAGCAGGCCCTTGAAATAGCCGAAACCCTCGTTAGGAGCGGTGCCGTAGACGTAATAGTCATAGACTCCGTAGCCGCCCTCACACCCGAGGCCGAGCTCAAGGGCGACATGGGAGACTCCCACGTGGGGCTCCAGGCAAGACTGATGTCTCAAGCCCTCAGAAAACTCACGGCGGCAGTCAGCAAAAGCAAGTGTGCTTTAATTTTCATAAACCAGGTCAGAGAAAAAATTGGTATGATGGGCTACGGAGGGCCCCAGGAGACAACTACAGGCGGCAGGGCCCTGAAGTTCTACGCCTCTATGAGGATGGACATAAGGAACATAGGCCAGATAAAGGGCAGAAACGACGAGCGTATAGGCCACAAGGCCAAGGTGAAAATCGTGAAGAACAAACTGGCCCCTCCCTTTAGGGAGGCCGTAGTTGAGATTTATTACGGCGAGGGCATCTCCAAGGAAGCCGACCTGCTGAACCTCGGAGAAGAACTTGGCATAATAAAAAGGAGCGGCTCGTGGTTCTCCTTCGACAACGTGAAGCTCGGCCAGGGCAAGGAAAACGCCCGCCAGTTCCTGAAGGAGAACCCCGAAATAGCCCAAGAGATAGAAAAGAGAATTCTGGAGGCACTCGGTGCCGAAGATAGAGCTGAAGCAGCTCCTTCTTAA
- a CDS encoding type IV pilus twitching motility protein PilT yields MPKIELKQLLLKAFKMGASDLHLRVKAPPIFRVDGRIVRLDLPLLEASDIDEYVKEILPLEKKKELPFIKNIDLAYSLPGVCRFRVNIFRQRGTFAIVMRTIPVKVPDIDELNLPPVLKKIALYQRGLVLVTGTTGSGKSTTLAAMLNELNKRDSRVVITIEDPIEYLHSDKKCIFYQREIGDDADDFFTALRAALREDPDVILVGEMRDAETVRTALDAAETGHMVFSTLHTLDAKETINRIISFFPLHQQQAIRFQLASVLKATISQRLIPRADGKGRVPAVEVMIVTEAIKERIMNPELTDEIPQFIEQGHDVYGSQTFDQSLYDLWQKGLITKEDALKYATKPDDLRLKMEGIISGGTERI; encoded by the coding sequence GTGCCGAAGATAGAGCTGAAGCAGCTCCTTCTTAAAGCCTTTAAAATGGGAGCCTCGGACCTTCACCTGAGGGTGAAGGCCCCTCCCATATTCAGGGTAGACGGCAGAATAGTAAGGCTGGACCTCCCGCTACTTGAAGCGAGCGACATAGACGAGTACGTCAAAGAGATTCTCCCCTTAGAGAAGAAAAAGGAGCTTCCCTTCATAAAGAACATAGACCTTGCCTACTCCCTTCCCGGCGTCTGCAGGTTCAGGGTCAACATCTTCCGTCAGAGGGGGACCTTTGCAATCGTTATGAGGACAATCCCCGTTAAAGTCCCCGACATAGACGAACTGAACCTTCCGCCGGTCCTCAAGAAAATAGCCCTCTACCAGAGGGGGCTCGTTCTCGTTACCGGAACAACGGGTTCGGGTAAATCTACAACCCTTGCGGCAATGCTCAACGAGCTGAACAAGAGGGACTCACGGGTAGTCATAACAATCGAGGACCCTATAGAGTATCTCCACAGCGACAAGAAGTGCATCTTCTACCAGAGGGAAATCGGAGACGACGCCGACGACTTCTTCACCGCCCTGAGAGCGGCCCTCCGTGAAGACCCGGACGTAATCCTGGTGGGAGAGATGAGGGACGCGGAAACCGTAAGGACCGCCCTCGACGCGGCAGAAACGGGTCACATGGTATTCTCAACCCTCCACACCTTAGACGCAAAGGAGACAATAAACAGAATCATCTCCTTCTTCCCCCTTCACCAGCAGCAGGCAATAAGGTTCCAGCTCGCCTCCGTCCTCAAGGCAACCATATCCCAAAGGCTCATTCCCAGGGCCGACGGTAAGGGAAGGGTGCCCGCCGTAGAGGTGATGATAGTAACCGAGGCCATAAAAGAGCGGATAATGAACCCCGAGCTTACCGACGAGATTCCCCAGTTCATAGAGCAGGGCCACGACGTTTACGGCTCCCAAACCTTCGACCAATCGCTATACGACCTGTGGCAGAAAGGCCTCATAACAAAGGAAGATGCCCTCAAGTACGCAACAAAGCCCGACGACCTGCGACTGAAGATGGAGGGCATAATAAGCGGTGGAACCGAAAGAATATAG
- a CDS encoding regulatory protein RecX produces the protein MEPKEYREAYTYGLKLLSKRGYSKRGLLNKLKEKFHPEAAERAVEELARQGYLNDLELALSYFEEKVRKGWGRRKIALHLKALGFSSETVKEAELLTTFSYEQPLKSLRKKFPGGIGGRKEREKALRFLLQRGFSWQEAQEILKRFEEDGA, from the coding sequence GTGGAACCGAAAGAATATAGAGAGGCCTACACTTACGGCTTAAAGCTACTCTCCAAAAGGGGCTACTCAAAAAGAGGGCTTCTGAACAAGCTCAAGGAGAAGTTCCACCCGGAGGCGGCAGAGAGGGCCGTAGAGGAGCTTGCGCGTCAGGGCTACCTAAACGACCTCGAGCTGGCACTCTCCTACTTTGAGGAGAAGGTTAGAAAAGGGTGGGGCAGGAGAAAAATTGCCCTGCACCTAAAGGCCCTCGGCTTCTCAAGCGAAACGGTAAAGGAGGCAGAGCTACTAACTACGTTCAGCTACGAACAGCCCCTAAAAAGCCTCAGGAAGAAATTCCCGGGAGGAATCGGAGGGAGGAAGGAGAGAGAAAAGGCCCTGCGGTTTCTGCTTCAGAGGGGATTCTCCTGGCAGGAAGCCCAGGAGATATTAAAGAGGTTTGAAGAGGACGGGGCCTGA
- a CDS encoding peptidoglycan-binding domain-containing protein, whose amino-acid sequence MKIKKLLLAVPLFLLASCVKESAALSGDFSKVSTHAQQNVKHVANMSAGNVAVNDETEEKYRKTVEEIRKLTQEAQEETAREATNAQSQLKEQFKSPAESMEKLVNSQSGSQAAQEQVKTEAETAATETVSGSQVQQEKACTINLSEGVPLVPPNAKPGECFAIGYLPPKYAVEKVRVEVDEGGEKVITKPPVYRVVEKRVLVRPATEKIITVPPVYKTVREKVLVRPATEKVVVVKPAVYKWVTEKVMVEPPRTVWKRGESFLNKAIKKKWDPKTGDILCLVEVPAKYKYIRKRVMVEPPVTKKVVIPPEYKYVEKQVLVKPATTKVIKLPPVYKTVKVKELVEPARVEKVVIPPKYAWVDRRVQVRGPQYLWVKVLCKTNMTPEMIGKLQVALKKEGYYDGPIDGIWGAKTQRAVVAYQKDHDLPITPGAVTLKMLKMLNLSF is encoded by the coding sequence ATGAAAATTAAGAAGTTGTTGCTGGCAGTTCCTCTGTTTCTCCTTGCTTCCTGCGTTAAGGAGAGCGCCGCTTTAAGCGGGGATTTCTCAAAAGTCTCCACCCACGCACAGCAGAACGTTAAACACGTTGCAAACATGTCTGCCGGAAACGTTGCCGTTAACGATGAAACCGAGGAGAAATACAGAAAAACCGTTGAGGAGATTCGGAAACTGACCCAAGAGGCTCAAGAGGAAACCGCACGGGAAGCTACAAACGCTCAAAGTCAACTTAAAGAGCAGTTTAAGAGCCCTGCCGAGAGTATGGAGAAGCTCGTAAACAGCCAGTCCGGCTCTCAGGCTGCACAGGAGCAGGTCAAAACCGAAGCGGAAACCGCCGCTACAGAAACCGTATCGGGCTCTCAGGTTCAGCAGGAGAAGGCCTGCACCATAAACCTCTCCGAAGGGGTACCCCTTGTTCCGCCCAACGCCAAGCCCGGCGAGTGCTTCGCGATAGGATACCTGCCGCCGAAGTACGCTGTAGAGAAGGTAAGGGTTGAAGTAGACGAAGGCGGTGAAAAAGTTATAACCAAACCCCCGGTTTACAGAGTTGTTGAGAAGAGGGTGCTTGTAAGGCCGGCAACCGAGAAGATAATCACCGTTCCTCCGGTTTACAAAACCGTAAGGGAGAAGGTTCTCGTTAGGCCTGCAACCGAAAAGGTTGTTGTGGTTAAGCCCGCCGTTTACAAGTGGGTTACAGAGAAGGTTATGGTTGAGCCTCCCAGAACCGTGTGGAAGCGGGGAGAGTCCTTCCTAAACAAGGCTATAAAGAAGAAGTGGGACCCCAAAACGGGAGATATCCTCTGTTTGGTAGAGGTTCCCGCCAAGTACAAGTACATACGTAAAAGGGTAATGGTGGAACCTCCTGTTACAAAGAAGGTGGTTATACCCCCCGAGTACAAGTACGTAGAGAAGCAGGTTCTCGTTAAGCCTGCAACTACCAAGGTTATAAAGCTGCCTCCGGTTTACAAAACGGTAAAGGTTAAGGAGCTTGTAGAGCCTGCAAGGGTCGAGAAGGTGGTGATTCCTCCCAAGTACGCCTGGGTAGACAGGAGGGTGCAGGTCAGAGGACCCCAGTATCTATGGGTTAAGGTCCTTTGCAAGACCAACATGACTCCCGAGATGATAGGGAAGCTCCAAGTTGCCCTCAAAAAGGAGGGGTACTACGACGGTCCGATTGACGGCATCTGGGGAGCCAAAACCCAGAGGGCGGTTGTTGCCTACCAGAAAGACCACGACCTTCCCATAACTCCCGGTGCCGTTACGCTGAAGATGCTCAAGATGCTGAACCTGAGCTTTTGA